In Bacillota bacterium, a single genomic region encodes these proteins:
- a CDS encoding GerMN domain-containing protein yields MKSYLRQRVMGFAVVAAIVATLAAGCTGPSAKQAAELKARVDQLEKQVADLTAKNTQLQGTIDQLARPVTVYFVTSTPSEMYLSPVKRLVAKAGDPLVQAIQELIRGPEAGSNLTPVLPAETRVLGVKVKDGTAYVDFSQEVMKLNVGARGEALTLAAIADTLTEFPEVKQVQILVAGKAVESIGGHFSADRPITRNVTVVK; encoded by the coding sequence ATGAAGAGCTATCTGAGGCAAAGGGTGATGGGCTTCGCCGTGGTGGCCGCCATCGTCGCCACCCTGGCCGCCGGGTGCACCGGCCCTTCGGCCAAGCAGGCGGCCGAGTTGAAGGCACGGGTCGACCAGCTGGAGAAGCAAGTGGCCGACCTGACAGCCAAGAACACCCAGCTGCAAGGAACCATCGACCAGCTCGCCCGCCCGGTCACGGTCTACTTCGTGACCAGCACGCCGTCCGAGATGTACCTGAGTCCGGTCAAGCGCTTGGTGGCCAAGGCCGGCGACCCCCTGGTCCAGGCGATCCAGGAGTTGATCAGGGGGCCGGAGGCCGGCAGTAACCTGACCCCGGTCCTCCCGGCCGAGACCCGCGTGCTCGGGGTCAAGGTCAAGGACGGGACGGCCTACGTCGACTTCAGCCAGGAGGTCATGAAACTCAACGTGGGGGCCCGCGGCGAGGCCCTGACCCTGGCCGCCATCGCCGACACACTAACCGAGTTCCCCGAGGTCAAGCAGGTCCAAATCCTTGTGGCCGGGAAGGCGGTCGAGTCCATCGGCGGTCATTTCTCCGCCGACCGGCCCATCACCAGGAATGTAACCGTCGTCAAGTGA
- the rsmI gene encoding 16S rRNA (cytidine(1402)-2'-O)-methyltransferase, whose amino-acid sequence MGPSGEPVDRQAEAASYTVYLVRCADGTYYAGLAKDLDRRLAAHDEGKGARYTRGRGPVTLVASRAGLTHRDAARLEQAWKSLPREEKAALSESEAAATGETAPGLLYLCGTPIGNLGDLSPRAVQILSSVEYVAAEDTRRTRALLAHEGISRRVVSYHEHNKRSRGPAIIEDLRRGKSVALVTDAGLPGISDPGEDLVHEAVAAGLTVVPVPGPSAALTALVASGLPTTPFTFAGFVPRVARERREVFRRLIDVTWTTVFYEAPHRLAECLTELGAVLGDRPIVVARELTKVHETFHRGTAAVVLAELHALFPEGKIRGEACLVVAGRPATPTAGPPLPADLRRLVSEQQADGLSKKEAIKRVAVMTGLGRRQVYAACLSDDQD is encoded by the coding sequence ATGGGACCGAGCGGTGAGCCGGTGGACCGCCAGGCCGAGGCCGCCTCGTATACCGTCTACCTAGTCAGGTGCGCCGACGGCACTTACTATGCCGGACTGGCCAAAGACTTGGACCGGCGCCTGGCCGCCCACGATGAAGGGAAGGGCGCCCGTTACACCAGGGGTCGCGGACCGGTGACCCTGGTGGCGAGCCGCGCCGGGCTGACCCACCGGGACGCGGCCCGCCTTGAGCAGGCCTGGAAGTCGTTGCCCAGGGAGGAGAAAGCAGCCTTGTCCGAGAGCGAAGCAGCGGCGACGGGGGAGACCGCCCCCGGTCTCCTCTACCTATGTGGGACCCCCATCGGCAACCTGGGCGACCTCAGCCCGAGGGCCGTCCAAATCCTGTCCTCCGTGGAGTACGTGGCCGCCGAGGACACTCGGCGGACCAGAGCCCTCCTCGCCCACGAAGGCATCAGCCGGCGGGTCGTCAGCTACCACGAACACAACAAACGGTCCCGCGGCCCGGCCATCATCGAGGACCTCCGCCGAGGCAAATCGGTCGCCCTGGTCACCGACGCCGGCCTGCCGGGTATCTCCGACCCGGGCGAAGACCTGGTCCACGAAGCCGTGGCGGCCGGCCTGACCGTCGTCCCCGTTCCGGGACCGAGCGCCGCGCTGACCGCCTTGGTAGCCTCGGGGCTTCCGACGACTCCGTTCACCTTTGCCGGCTTCGTCCCACGGGTAGCCCGGGAACGCCGTGAGGTCTTTCGGCGTCTAATAGACGTCACCTGGACCACGGTCTTCTACGAGGCCCCCCACCGTCTGGCCGAGTGCTTGACCGAACTGGGCGCAGTCCTCGGCGACCGCCCGATCGTCGTCGCCAGGGAACTGACCAAGGTCCACGAGACATTCCACCGCGGGACGGCGGCGGTAGTTCTGGCTGAGTTGCACGCCCTCTTTCCCGAGGGCAAGATAAGAGGGGAAGCCTGCCTGGTCGTGGCTGGTCGACCGGCCACGCCGACGGCCGGCCCCCCCCTGCCGGCCGACCTGCGGAGGCTCGTCTCCGAACAGCAGGCCGACGGGCTGTCCAAGAAGGAAGCGATCAAGCGGGTCGCCGTCATGACCGGGCTCGGCCGCCGGCAGGTCTATGCGGCCTGCCTCAGTGACGATCAAGACTGA
- a CDS encoding methyltransferase has protein sequence MERLDDLGLAGLKIIQRPEVAFSMDTVLLAHFAQARPGERWCDLGTGCGVIPLLVAARSPISIVGLELQPDLAELAQRSVDRNGLGDHVRIVRGDLRTVTLEDLGVDRPFDAITVNPPFRPAGTGRVSPSQARALSRHELGCALGDVLRAARRLARHGGRIYLNYLTERLADLLVGLRSEGLEPKRVRLIRPSPGAVSKLVLVEGRRGGRPGLKVEPDLVIRGADGGYAPEVRAIYGTER, from the coding sequence ATGGAGCGCCTGGACGACCTGGGGCTGGCCGGTTTGAAGATAATCCAGCGGCCCGAGGTGGCTTTCTCGATGGACACCGTCCTTCTGGCCCACTTCGCTCAGGCCCGGCCCGGTGAACGCTGGTGCGACCTGGGCACCGGATGCGGGGTCATCCCCTTGCTGGTCGCCGCCCGCAGCCCCATCTCCATTGTCGGCCTTGAGCTCCAGCCCGACCTGGCCGAGTTGGCCCAGAGGAGCGTCGACCGGAATGGGCTGGGCGACCATGTGCGGATCGTCCGAGGGGACCTCCGCACGGTGACCCTCGAGGACCTCGGGGTCGACCGGCCGTTCGACGCGATCACCGTCAATCCTCCTTTCCGTCCGGCCGGGACCGGTCGCGTCTCCCCGAGCCAGGCGCGCGCCCTGTCCCGTCATGAACTGGGGTGTGCCCTCGGGGACGTGCTGAGGGCGGCCCGCCGGTTGGCCCGCCACGGCGGCCGCATCTATCTCAACTATCTGACCGAGCGGTTGGCCGACTTGCTCGTGGGGCTGCGATCCGAGGGTCTCGAGCCGAAGCGGGTCCGCCTGATCAGGCCGAGCCCCGGAGCAGTCTCCAAGCTCGTCCTGGTCGAAGGCCGGCGAGGCGGGCGCCCCGGGCTGAAGGTCGAGCCCGACCTGGTCATCCGCGGAGCGGACGGGGGATACGCCCCGGAAGTGAGGGCCATCTATGGGACCGAGCGGTGA
- a CDS encoding stage 0 sporulation family protein: MPNVVGVRFKRAGKVYYFDPGELTIASGDQVIVETARGVEYGEVVVGPKPVGEDEVVAPLKRVIRLANEKDAAEIEENRRREREALAVCAKKVTEHGLEMNLIDCEYTFDGSKIIFYFTAEGRVDFRELVRDLAATFRTRIELRQIGVRDEAKMLGGLGPCGRCVCCSSFLGDFAPVSIKMAKEQNLSLNPTKISGLCGRLMCCLRYECDHYDGAKTGSPEVGAAVITPQGEGRVAAQNPARSIISVEFEDQTVVDFPAEDVERKEPRRESRAKGGNGTKEAEPAAAQGTPETAKPPGEKPRDKKERGPKAPEGA, encoded by the coding sequence TTGCCGAATGTCGTCGGGGTCCGCTTCAAGCGGGCCGGGAAAGTCTACTACTTCGACCCTGGAGAGCTGACCATCGCCTCGGGCGACCAGGTCATCGTCGAAACCGCCCGGGGCGTGGAATACGGCGAGGTGGTCGTCGGTCCGAAACCGGTCGGCGAAGACGAGGTCGTCGCCCCCCTTAAGAGGGTCATCCGGCTGGCCAACGAGAAGGACGCCGCCGAGATCGAAGAGAACCGGCGGCGCGAGCGGGAGGCCCTGGCCGTCTGCGCCAAGAAAGTGACTGAGCACGGGCTGGAGATGAACCTCATCGATTGCGAGTACACCTTCGACGGCAGCAAGATCATCTTTTACTTCACCGCCGAAGGTCGCGTCGACTTCCGGGAGCTCGTGCGGGACCTGGCGGCGACCTTCCGCACACGGATCGAGTTGCGCCAGATCGGCGTCCGCGATGAGGCCAAGATGCTCGGCGGACTCGGGCCCTGCGGGCGCTGCGTCTGCTGCTCGTCCTTCCTCGGAGACTTCGCCCCGGTGTCGATCAAGATGGCCAAAGAACAGAACCTCTCCCTCAACCCGACGAAGATCTCCGGCCTTTGCGGCCGGTTGATGTGCTGCCTGCGCTACGAATGTGACCACTATGACGGGGCCAAGACCGGCAGTCCGGAGGTCGGGGCGGCGGTGATTACCCCCCAGGGTGAGGGCCGCGTGGCGGCCCAGAATCCCGCCCGCAGCATCATCTCGGTGGAGTTTGAAGATCAGACGGTGGTTGACTTCCCCGCCGAGGACGTGGAGCGGAAGGAACCCCGCCGGGAGAGTCGCGCGAAGGGCGGGAACGGAACCAAGGAGGCTGAGCCGGCCGCGGCCCAGGGGACTCCGGAGACGGCCAAGCCCCCCGGGGAGAAGCCCAGGGACAAGAAGGAGCGGGGACCGAAAGCCCCCGAAGGTGCCTGA